GCTGATGACGAAGAACGCCAGGTGGTACCAGCCGACGACGGAAAGGATGCGTGTCTGAATGAGCTGCAGCATCAACCCGACGGCTGCAACGATGAAGAGCCCTGCGTAGAATCCGATGCGGTGCATAGCAATTCCGGGCTTTGATTTTTCAGTCGACATCGTCGATTGGCTCAGGCGCAAGCCAATAGGATGATCCTCGGCACACTTGGGGGATTGGCCCAATCTCGCTCGTGTATAGCCGCCGCCTTCTTCGTTCTTGAGGGAACGATCGGTTTCGCAATATCCGATCGTGCTGGAACGCCCCATCGCAAAAAGAACACCCGGAGCATCCAGCCGCCCGCGGCAAAGCGCGACGAATGGATACAAATAGATCTTCGGGGGCTTTTTATCCGTTCGTCGCTGGTTCGAGCCCAGCACGGCCTGCCAAACAATCAACTACTTGCCACTATTTCGCGGCCCCTTTCCCGTGGCACGTTGTGCCACATTTGTGCCACGAAGCAGTTTGACGATGGACTCTGCCTATTCGGCAAACTGCGCCGGAGAGATGAGCGTACCGCCTCACCATCGCGGCGGATTCCCAAACGGTTGGGCCGCGGTGGATCCGTATGCTATATGCTGGTAGATGTCGCACCAATCGAAGCAACCAGGAGAAACGACATGATCGCAGCTGGTCAAACCCTTCCCGCAGGCAAGCTCATGGAATCGACAAGCTTTGACGAAAGCACTGGATGTCCGCTAGGACCCCAGGAGGTCGATATAACGGAAGCCAGTAAGGACAAGAAGATCGTCATCTTCGGGCTTCCCGGCGCCTACACGCCGACCTGTTCGGCGAAGCACGTGCCGTCCTTCATCCAGAACGCTGAGGCCCTGAAGACCAAAGGGGTCGATGAAGTGTGGTGCGTGACGACGAACGACGCCTTCGTCATGGCAGCTTGGGGCAAGCACCTGAAGGTCGACGGCAAGGTGCGCATGCTCGCCGATGGAAGCGCGAAGTACGTAAAGGAGTTGGGGCTTGACCTGGATCTCACCGGCCGAGGGATGGGCGTGCGGTCGAATCGATACGCCATGGTCGTGGATCACGGCGTCGTCAAAGGCGTCTATGTCGAGGCCCCGGGGAAGTTCGAGGTCTCCTCGGCCGAAGCGGTCTTGAAGCATCTCTAGACTGTTGCTTGTTCGGAAGCGGCCCTGTCGGTGCAGGGCCGTTTTCTCTTGCAGCGCAACGCGTTTGCCCCTCTTCTGCACTTACCGGCCGCTGTCCCAGGGAACGACCGCACAACAAGTTGTGGCGCGGCCTCGGCTCGCGACCGGCATGCTTTTTCCCGACGAGTGGTTACAATGGCGAGCATGAACCCTTTGGCCTCTTCGTTGCGTCCTCCCTCGCGGCAGTAATCGCCGAACGCGTGCCGTCCGGTTCGTCGTGAGCTCACGGCGACGCGCGTCCCGCTCCAATCCTTCTCAGAACGTGGTCTGTGCGGCGCCGCTCTCGGTGGGCTGCGCAGCGCAGCTCTTGGTATCGCCCAGCAGGATCGTTCTCGAAGGAATGCGGGTTGAATCACGAATTGCGCTGCCTGCGCATCGCAAGCTGCATGGCGCCGAACGCAGACCGGATGTGCCGGGCGATCGTCGCTCTGCTCGGGCGGGAGCTGGCTATCCCCGTGCACTGGATCGACGACGTGCCTTGGCACGAGCGAGAAGGGATGCTCGACCGTGGCGAGATCGATCTGTGCTGGATCTGCGGATTGCCTTATGTAGACAAGGCAGACCGAGGTGCAGCCATCGCCGCATGTGTTGCGCCGGTCATGCATCATCCCCGACATGGCGGCACGGCTGTCTATTTCTCCGATGTGGTGGTCCGCGCCGACAGCCATGTTCGCACCTTCGCCGATCTGCGGGGCAAGTCATGGGCCTACAACGAGCCGCGATCGCACTCCGGCTTCAACCTGGTGCGCTATCACCTCGCGTCGCAAGGGCTGCGGTGGAACTTCTTCGGCGAGGTCGTCGAGGCCGGTTCGCATCAGGCCGCGCTGGAAATGATCCTTGCAGGAGCCACAGCTGGAGCGGCGATCGATAGCAGCGTGTTGGAGGCGGAAGTTCGAGCTCGTACGCGTATGACGGACGAGATTCGGGTCGTGCACACCTTGGGTCCCAGTCCGTCTCCACCCTGGGTCGTGTCGACGCAGATGCCCGCACGCTGGCGGGCTCGCGTGACGGATTGCCTCGCGAGCTTGCACTGCTCGCTTGAAGGGAAATCGATTCTGAATAGCTGGGGCATCGCCCGACTGCAACCCGTGGACGACGCCTGCTACGAGCCGATTCGCCACATGGCGCGAATCGCGCTCGGAATCGACGCTGCCGAGCGGGCGCGGGGTTGCCGTGATCGTTCCGGTTCGGGTGATGATGATCGTTTTCCTGGTCGCGATGAGTACCGAAGACCAGAGTCTTCCGAGGCGACACGGTTTCGCACCTCGTTGAGGAGAAATGCATGAAGCTCAGTGCGCGCAATATGCTCAAGGGATGCGTCGTGGGTATCATCAAGGGCGCGACGACGGCGCATGTCAAGATCGAGATCGTGGGTGGAACCGTAGTGACCGCGGCCATCACCAACGAGGCGGTCGACGAGCTGAAGCTCAAGACGGGCGACACCGCCTATGCGGTCATCAAGGCTTCCGATGTGATGGTCGCCACGGATTGAGCTCCAGCGCGATTAACGCCGGGCGCCGACGCTTCGCCGCAGCCGCTCTCGCAGCGGCATCGACTTCAAGGCCGCTGGCTGGGTCCATGCGCAGGCGCAATCGACGCGCCTCATCATCGACGGCGCAGCAGGACGCAGGGTCGCAGTCCCCGCGCGTGTCGAACGCCTCTACGCCGCCGGGCCACCGGCAATCAGCGCCATTTTCCTATATGCCGATCCCAAGCCTGCGATCACTCGCCAGACGGCCACCGGCGTTGCGACGGCATTGCCATGACGTCAACCGGGAACGATGTCCTTCACCTCGCTGATGGTCCCGGGAGCGTCGAGCGCATATCCCGGAACGGGCCCCACCATCTCCAGGAACTCCGGGCCCTTGAGTAGCGCAATCAGTTCTTGAATTGCACCTCGATGCAAGGACGAGTTTTTGCATGCCAGCATGTAACGTTCCTTCGCCATAGGAAGAAATTCGAGTTTGAATTGCCGCGCTGCTGGTTCGACACCGAAGGCCACGTCCGCCATGCCGCTCGCAACGAATGCCGCTACCGCAGCGTGCGTAAATTCGCCTCCGCCCGCGTACCCCGTGATCTTCGTTGGATCGATCGAGAGCGAACGAAGCAGTCCGTCGAGCAGAATTCGCGTCCCCGACCCTCGCTGGCGATTGACGAATCGTACGCCGGGCCGGGAAAGATCCTTCAGGCTGCGGATCTTTTTCGGATTGCCGGGAGCGACGATGAGGCCCTGCGTTCGGATCACCAGTCGAATGATCTTCTCCTGGCGAGGCTTGAGCCATTTGGCATAGTGCCCCCACAGCCCTCGGCCGATCTCCCCCAGCGGGACGTGAAACCCGGCGAGGTCGCAACTGGAGCGGCACAGGGAAGCGAGTGCGTCGACACTGCCCATGTACTGCAGGTCGACGTCCGAATGGCCGTGATTCGTCATCAACTGTGGCAGCTTCTCCACCGCATAGCCGTGGCTCGCATGGATGCGGATCACGGCCTGCATCGCCTTGCGCGCCTTGCCGATCTCGAGATTCAGCTCGGAAGCAACGTTGTCGAGATGGGGGAAGAGGCTCGCATCGCTGCGCTGTTCCGCCCACAATAGTTTCTCTCCCAGCGTAGTCAGGGTGGCACCCTTGCCGCGTTCCATGCGCACGAGGGGACTGCCGAAAGACTCTTCCAATCGCTTCAGCAGGTCCCAGGCGTATCGATAGGACACCCTGGTGTCCATCACGGCCTGCTTCAGGACGCCGGTCTCGCGAATGGCTCGCAGCAAGCGGAACAGCCGAGGGTCGATTTGCTCGCCGCTATCGGTCTCGAAGCGCCAGGCGGGATGGATGGCGATCTTGCTCATATGCGCGAATGTGCATGTGTCCAGCGATCAGCGCCAATGTTACCGTTTTCTCCACCTTCCATGCGGCAAACCGTCAGTAGACACGACAATCAACTGTCATATGCATGTACGTGCATATGGTAACCGGCTGCAAGCGGATTGGAAATGGAGCTGAACTTGTCGCGTGCCGAGGTGCACGGTGTCGTCACCTTCTATCACCACTTCCGTTCCAAAGCGCCGGGCAGACATGTGATTCGCATCTGTCATGCCGAGGCCTGCCAGGGATTGACGATTTTCGCCCGACCGGGCATCTTGGGTGCGTCAGGGCGGCGGCTGGCCACCCGACCGCAGGAAGGCAACTCGTCCCGTCCAGGGCCGGCGCATCGCGCAATGAGCCTTCAAGTAGTGCGGCCGGGTCGAGGAACGGGAAAAGATTCTGTGGTCACTATTCTCGGACGAGTTGATATGAGGCCGATCCACCCGCTTCACGCGATCCTGCTCGCATTTCCATTTCCGCTGTTCCTGGGCGCACTGCTCAGCGATTTCGCTTACTGGTCGAGCTTCCATGTGCAGTGGATCAACTTCTCGGCGTGGCTGATCGCCGGCGCCTTGCTTGTCGGCGCCTTCGCCTTGCTTTGGGCGCTGATCGAAATACTTCGCAGCGCAACGGCTCGGACCGGGCGGCCGGTTACCTATCTTGTCGCGCTGCTCGTCATGTGGGTGCTCGGCTTCGTCAACGCCCTCGTCCATGCGAAGGATGCCTGGGCTACGATGCCGGAAGGCCTCTATCTGTCGATCATCGTGACGCTCCTTGCGCTCGCTGCAGCCTGGATCGGCTATTCCGGATTGCCTGCCAGGGAGATGAGATGATGCGTTCGTCCCTTCTGCTGGGCGGCATCATGGTGCTGGCACTGGCTGGATGCGGCAGCGATCCAGAGCCGCCGCAATTTGGCGCCAATCCGGCGCTGCCCGAACCGAAGCGCGGCCTGTTGCCCAGCATGGTGATCTCGAGGCCGGCGGGTTGGGGCGACGATCGGCCGACCGTGCCGCAGGGATACACGATCCAAGCCATCGCCACCGATCTCAAGATTCCGCGTCAGACTCTGGTTCTTCCGAATGGCGACATTCTGGTAGCCGAGGGGTCGGGCGGCGGCGCCCCTGTGTTGCGCCCCAAGGACTTCATCGCGAACTTCATCAAGAAGCAGGGCAAGGGCTCCGTGAAGGGCGGCAATCGGCTGACGTTGCTGCGCGACGCCGACGGCGACGGCGCCTACGAGGCGCGGAGTATCTTCGCCGACAACCTCAACGCGCCCTATGGTCTCGCCCTGATCAACGGCTTCCTGTACGTCGCCAACCAGGATTCGCTGGTGCGCTTCGACTATCGCGACGGCCAAACCAAGGCGAGCGGACCGCCGACAAAAGTGACGGACCTGCCGTCGGCGATCAACCATCACTGGACCAAGGCGCTGACCGCCAGTCCCGAGGGCCGCTTTCTCTATATCGGCATCGGATCGAACAGCAACATCACCGAGCGTGGGATGGATGCCGAGGTCGACCGCGCAATGGTTTGGCAGATCGACGCGCAAACAGGCGCGCACAAGCCCTATGCAACCGGCCTTCGCAACCCCACTGCGCTCGTCATCCAGCCGGGGACAGGCCAGCTCTGGTCGGTAGTGAACGAGCGCGACGAGATCGGACCCAACCTTGTCCCCGACTACCTGACCTCGGTACGCGAGGGCGGTTTCTACGGCTGGCCGTACAGCTATTGGGGTCAGACCGTCGATCCACGCGCTCAGCCGCAGGATCCGCAGAAGGTCGCCTCGGCGATCCGTCCGGACTACAGCCTGGGATCGCATGTCGCGGCGCTTGGCTTGGCATTCTCCAATCCGGCAATGGGCGCGCGCTTCGCCGAGGGAGTGTTCGTCGGCCAACATGGCAGCTGGAACCGCAGCGTGCCGGTCGGCTACAAGGTCGTCTTCGTGCCGTTCCGTGATGGCCGGCCCGCCGGCGACCCGGTTGATTTCGTCACCGGCTTCCTGGGCAGCGACGGCAAGGCTCGCGGGCGGCCGGTGGGAGTGACGGTGGACCCGCGCGGCGCTCTGATCGTCGCCGATGACTTGTCGAACACGATCTGGAGAATTACGCCGAACCGGTCCCAACCGGGTCCAGCCAAGGTATCCGACTCAAATCAGTCTCCATGAATGGACTGACGTCGCGCGGCAGTCACCCATTCGCCGTGGCCATCGTATCCCTCGGCTGATCGCGCGAGATCCCCACCGAAACTCGATATCGCGCGTGCCACTTTTGTGCCAATGCTGAACGGTGGTGAGCTTGGCCGTTTTCACAGCGGCAGCAGCGGCTCCTTCCGATCCGTCGGCAGGTCGCCGTCGAAGGAATTCACGAGCAGCGCGAGCGAAGCGTAATTCCCAAGGAAGAGTGCGATTTCGATCGCGCCGCGCTGCCCGAGTTTTTCCATCGCGAGCTGGAATGTGCCGCGGCTGACGCGATGTGTGCGGAAGAACTCCTGGCCGAAACGCACTACCGCTGTTTCGTCGTCGGGCAGCCTCGGCAATTCCTTGCGTTCCCTCAGCGCATCCACCAGCGCGTCGCTCACGCCGGCTGCGCGGGCCGATGCCGCATGCGCGTTCCAGATGTACTGACAATCGAGCTCGCGCGCGGTCACCAGCATCGCCAGTTCCTGGAGCTTCTTCGGAAGCGACGACTCGCTGCGGAGGAACCTGTTGAAGCCCATCAGCCGCTGGTGCGCGTGCGGCAGATGAAGCACCACCGAACCGGGACCGAAGCGCGGGACCGATCCCGCGGTTTTGACGATCTCATCGAAGGCCTCACGCTGGTTCTCGGGAGCGCTCTCGCGGCTTGCCAGGGGAAGTCGTGCCATCGCCGTCTCCGGTTATCGCAAAAAGTGGGGCTTGCCATCAGTCCTTATTCGGCGTCGAATAAGCCCGGCGCATAGAGTATTACATCCGCCGCTGCTCGGCATCTACGCCGGAGCGACGGTGGATCGACAAAGCACACGAAATCCAGCGTTCTGAGACAAGGAGATTCTGGACGATCAGTACCCGGCAATATCTATCGAAGTTCACGCGAGACAACGGCAAGCCGTGGGTTTCAGTCAGGGCCGAGCCGGTTCATAACTTGCACATGGAAAGGGGACGACGATGGCATACGATCTGCTGATCAAGAATGGCCGCGTAGTCGACGGTTCGGGAATGCCGGCTTTCCGCGGGGACGTTGGGGTGCAGGGCGGCAAGATCGCCGAGCTCGGCAAACTGAACGGTGCCGCAAGGCGCACGATCGATGCCGAGGGTCGCGTCGTTTCACCGGGCTTCGTCGACAATCATTGTCACTTCGATGCCCAGGTCACCTGGGACCCGCTTTGCTCCTTCTCGCCGCAGCACGGCGCGACCACGGTCGTCTTCGGCAATTGCTCGCTCGCGCTCGCGCCGATACGACCCGGAACCGGGAAGCGCGTCGCTGAATTTCTTTCCTACGTCGAAGCGATTCCGATGGAGGTGCTCAGCACCGTTCCGATCGAGTGGGAGACCATCCCCCAATACATGAACAGGCTCGAGGGACGCCTGGGCGTCAACGTCGGCAATCTGATCGGACACTCGACGGTGCGCTATTACGTCATGGGCGACGAGAGCCAGGAGCGCACCGCGACGAGGGAAGAAATCGAAGCGATGCAGGAGGTCGTGCGCGGCGGCATGAAGGCCGGCGCGCTCGGCCTTTCGGTGTCGCGCAACAAAGGCCATTACGATCCGCAAGGCAAGCACATTCCGGCACTGTGGGCCGACGAAGCAGAGATCTTCGCGCTCGCCGATGTCTTGCGCGAGCTCGGTACCGGCATCGTCCAGTGCGGCGGCGGCCGCGCGCCAGAGCTCAAGGAGGGCTTGATGGCACGCCTGTCCGAAGCGACGGGCCGCACGGTCATCTACAACAGTCTCGGCCAGACTTACCGCGACCCCGACGCCTGGAAGACGCACATGGCGCGGCTCGACGAAACGTCGAAAGCCGGGATCCGGGCATTCCCGCTGTGCAGCCCGAATCGGACCACGCAAACCTTCACGATGCGCAACTGCCAGGTTTTCCGCGGCACGCCGACGTGGCATCCCATCCTGCTCGCCGCGGACGAAGAGAAGCTGCGCGCCTACAACGATCCCGCGCTGCGGCGGAAGCTCCACGAGGAAGTGGTCGAGCACAAAGGCACCAAACTGCCGGCGGCGGGCTACTCGCAGACGTGGTGGGATTACATGTGGGTCGAGAAGCCGGCGCTCGAGAAGAACAAGCGGCTCAAAGGCAAGACGATCGGCCAACTGGCCAGAGAGCAGGGCAAGGGAGTCATCGATGCGCTCCTCGATCTCGTAGTCGAAGAGAAGCTCGACACCGTCTTCGTGCAGTCGGAAATCAACGTCGACACCGAAGCGATGAAGCAAATCCTCACGCATCCGAACGCCATCGTCGGACTGTCCGATGGCGGCGCGCACGTGCAATTCCACGGCGGCTATGGCTATTGCACGCGGCTCCTGGGCGAATGGGTGCGCGAGAAGCAGATCATGACGCTCGAGCACGCCGTCCGTCGCCTCACCTTCGATTCGGCTTCAGCGCTGGGTCTGTACGATCGCGGCCTGCTGCGGCCCGGCTTGGCGGCCGACATCGTCATCTTCGATCCCGACACCGTGTGCCCACTCCCGGAAAGCATCGTCCACGATTTTCCCGGCGCTGGCTGGCGCGTGAAAGAGCCCGCGCAAGGGATCATGGCGACGATCGTCAACGGCGAGGTCCTGCTGGATAACGCCGAGCACACCGGCGCGCTGCCCGGCAAGGTGCTTCGCAATACGTATTACCACGCGCACAACGCCTGAGCCGTTGGGAGTACGCACGATTCGA
This portion of the Betaproteobacteria bacterium genome encodes:
- a CDS encoding amidohydrolase family protein, translating into MAYDLLIKNGRVVDGSGMPAFRGDVGVQGGKIAELGKLNGAARRTIDAEGRVVSPGFVDNHCHFDAQVTWDPLCSFSPQHGATTVVFGNCSLALAPIRPGTGKRVAEFLSYVEAIPMEVLSTVPIEWETIPQYMNRLEGRLGVNVGNLIGHSTVRYYVMGDESQERTATREEIEAMQEVVRGGMKAGALGLSVSRNKGHYDPQGKHIPALWADEAEIFALADVLRELGTGIVQCGGGRAPELKEGLMARLSEATGRTVIYNSLGQTYRDPDAWKTHMARLDETSKAGIRAFPLCSPNRTTQTFTMRNCQVFRGTPTWHPILLAADEEKLRAYNDPALRRKLHEEVVEHKGTKLPAAGYSQTWWDYMWVEKPALEKNKRLKGKTIGQLAREQGKGVIDALLDLVVEEKLDTVFVQSEINVDTEAMKQILTHPNAIVGLSDGGAHVQFHGGYGYCTRLLGEWVREKQIMTLEHAVRRLTFDSASALGLYDRGLLRPGLAADIVIFDPDTVCPLPESIVHDFPGAGWRVKEPAQGIMATIVNGEVLLDNAEHTGALPGKVLRNTYYHAHNA
- a CDS encoding redoxin family protein, with protein sequence MIAAGQTLPAGKLMESTSFDESTGCPLGPQEVDITEASKDKKIVIFGLPGAYTPTCSAKHVPSFIQNAEALKTKGVDEVWCVTTNDAFVMAAWGKHLKVDGKVRMLADGSAKYVKELGLDLDLTGRGMGVRSNRYAMVVDHGVVKGVYVEAPGKFEVSSAEAVLKHL
- a CDS encoding LysR family transcriptional regulator, giving the protein MSKIAIHPAWRFETDSGEQIDPRLFRLLRAIRETGVLKQAVMDTRVSYRYAWDLLKRLEESFGSPLVRMERGKGATLTTLGEKLLWAEQRSDASLFPHLDNVASELNLEIGKARKAMQAVIRIHASHGYAVEKLPQLMTNHGHSDVDLQYMGSVDALASLCRSSCDLAGFHVPLGEIGRGLWGHYAKWLKPRQEKIIRLVIRTQGLIVAPGNPKKIRSLKDLSRPGVRFVNRQRGSGTRILLDGLLRSLSIDPTKITGYAGGGEFTHAAVAAFVASGMADVAFGVEPAARQFKLEFLPMAKERYMLACKNSSLHRGAIQELIALLKGPEFLEMVGPVPGYALDAPGTISEVKDIVPG
- a CDS encoding PhnD/SsuA/transferrin family substrate-binding protein encodes the protein MNHELRCLRIASCMAPNADRMCRAIVALLGRELAIPVHWIDDVPWHEREGMLDRGEIDLCWICGLPYVDKADRGAAIAACVAPVMHHPRHGGTAVYFSDVVVRADSHVRTFADLRGKSWAYNEPRSHSGFNLVRYHLASQGLRWNFFGEVVEAGSHQAALEMILAGATAGAAIDSSVLEAEVRARTRMTDEIRVVHTLGPSPSPPWVVSTQMPARWRARVTDCLASLHCSLEGKSILNSWGIARLQPVDDACYEPIRHMARIALGIDAAERARGCRDRSGSGDDDRFPGRDEYRRPESSEATRFRTSLRRNA
- a CDS encoding sorbosone dehydrogenase family protein translates to MMRSSLLLGGIMVLALAGCGSDPEPPQFGANPALPEPKRGLLPSMVISRPAGWGDDRPTVPQGYTIQAIATDLKIPRQTLVLPNGDILVAEGSGGGAPVLRPKDFIANFIKKQGKGSVKGGNRLTLLRDADGDGAYEARSIFADNLNAPYGLALINGFLYVANQDSLVRFDYRDGQTKASGPPTKVTDLPSAINHHWTKALTASPEGRFLYIGIGSNSNITERGMDAEVDRAMVWQIDAQTGAHKPYATGLRNPTALVIQPGTGQLWSVVNERDEIGPNLVPDYLTSVREGGFYGWPYSYWGQTVDPRAQPQDPQKVASAIRPDYSLGSHVAALGLAFSNPAMGARFAEGVFVGQHGSWNRSVPVGYKVVFVPFRDGRPAGDPVDFVTGFLGSDGKARGRPVGVTVDPRGALIVADDLSNTIWRITPNRSQPGPAKVSDSNQSP
- a CDS encoding transporter — its product is MKLSARNMLKGCVVGIIKGATTAHVKIEIVGGTVVTAAITNEAVDELKLKTGDTAYAVIKASDVMVATD